Proteins encoded together in one Nitrospirae bacterium CG2_30_53_67 window:
- a CDS encoding nucleotide exchange factor GrpE translates to MSDECKDVSGGREEEFQSGKENIEESQALFDETAGGSPADQAQASVEEAAVSEAQSAIQAAEQKAEENYDKFLRVYAEFENYKKRMDKEKSEFIKYANEGMIKDILVVVDNLERAIEQTKNHDQSEGVALGVEMILKQLKDILDKYGVKEMRAMGEPFDPRLHEAVIHEVADEYEENMVISELQKGYILKDRLIRPAMVKVSKKSRDKAETVMNDEE, encoded by the coding sequence ATGTCTGATGAATGCAAGGATGTTTCCGGCGGGAGAGAAGAAGAGTTTCAGTCCGGAAAAGAAAATATTGAAGAATCGCAGGCGCTGTTCGATGAGACGGCAGGCGGGAGCCCTGCCGATCAAGCCCAAGCCTCGGTTGAAGAAGCCGCTGTATCCGAGGCGCAGAGCGCGATTCAAGCCGCCGAGCAGAAGGCTGAAGAAAATTACGACAAATTTTTACGGGTCTACGCGGAATTTGAGAATTACAAAAAAAGGATGGATAAAGAGAAGTCGGAATTCATCAAGTACGCCAACGAAGGGATGATCAAGGATATTCTCGTCGTGGTTGACAATCTGGAACGCGCGATTGAACAGACAAAAAATCATGATCAGTCTGAAGGGGTCGCGCTGGGCGTGGAGATGATTCTGAAACAGTTGAAGGACATCCTGGATAAGTACGGTGTGAAGGAGATGAGGGCCATGGGTGAGCCTTTCGATCCTCGTCTTCATGAAGCGGTGATACACGAGGTTGCGGACGAGTATGAAGAAAACATGGTGATTTCGGAACTTCAGAAAGGATATATCCTGAAGGACAGGCTGATCAGGCCGGCTATGGTCAAGGTTTCCAAAAAATCCCGGGACAAGGCTGAAACGGTCATGAACGATGAAGAGTGA
- a CDS encoding molecular chaperone DnaK, whose translation MGRVIGVDLGTTNSCVSVLDGKDPKVIENSEGSRTTPSMIAFTEHGERLVGQVAKRQAVTNPENTVFSVKRFIGRKFRSIEVQKAMENLPFLLKESPRGDVLISIRDKDYSTPEISAMVLQKMKQTAEDYFGEEITEAVITVPAYFNDSQRQATKDAGRIAGLEVLRIINEPTAAALAYGLDKKRDELVAVYDLGGGTFDISILEIREGVLEVKSTNGDTYLGGEDFDQRVIDYLASEFKREQGFDLRRDKMALQRLKEGAEKAKIELSTAMETDINLPFITADSSGPKHLNIRMTRAKLESLVEDLVEKTVGPCHQAIADAGISITDIHSVILVGGQTRMPLVQKTVEKIFGQKPHKGVNPDEVVAMGAGIQGGVLKGTVEDVLLLDVTPLSLGIETVGGVFTKLIERNTTIPTRKSQIFSTASDNQPAVSVHVMQGEREMAGDNKSMGRFELVGIPPAPRGVPQIEVTFDIDANGIVHVSARDKGTGKEQSIKITASSGLSEEEIQKMIQDS comes from the coding sequence ATGGGCAGAGTCATAGGTGTAGATCTCGGTACCACCAACTCCTGTGTATCCGTTCTGGACGGGAAGGACCCTAAGGTGATTGAGAACTCTGAAGGGAGCCGCACCACGCCGTCGATGATCGCCTTTACGGAACATGGAGAGCGGCTGGTCGGGCAGGTGGCCAAACGGCAGGCCGTCACCAATCCGGAGAATACGGTATTCTCCGTGAAACGGTTCATCGGCCGGAAGTTCCGGTCCATCGAAGTCCAGAAGGCCATGGAGAACCTTCCTTTCCTTCTTAAGGAGTCGCCGAGGGGGGATGTCCTGATCTCCATCCGGGACAAGGATTACAGCACGCCCGAGATCTCCGCGATGGTCCTTCAAAAGATGAAACAGACGGCAGAGGACTATTTCGGGGAAGAGATCACCGAGGCTGTGATCACGGTTCCGGCGTACTTCAACGACAGCCAAAGACAGGCCACCAAGGATGCAGGCAGGATCGCCGGGCTTGAGGTTCTGAGAATCATCAACGAGCCTACGGCGGCGGCATTGGCATACGGCTTGGACAAGAAGCGGGATGAACTGGTCGCTGTCTATGATTTGGGAGGAGGGACTTTCGATATCTCAATCCTTGAGATCCGGGAAGGGGTTCTGGAGGTCAAATCCACCAACGGCGATACCTACCTTGGCGGAGAAGATTTTGATCAGAGGGTCATTGATTATCTGGCCTCCGAGTTCAAGAGGGAACAGGGGTTTGACTTGAGAAGGGATAAGATGGCCCTGCAGCGCCTGAAGGAAGGGGCGGAGAAGGCCAAGATCGAGCTTTCCACGGCCATGGAGACGGATATCAATCTGCCGTTTATTACAGCCGACTCGAGCGGCCCCAAACACCTGAATATCAGGATGACCCGGGCGAAACTGGAATCCCTGGTTGAGGATCTGGTTGAGAAGACAGTCGGGCCGTGTCATCAGGCCATTGCTGATGCCGGCATCAGCATAACGGATATCCATTCGGTCATCCTGGTCGGCGGGCAGACCCGGATGCCGCTGGTACAGAAAACCGTAGAAAAGATCTTCGGGCAAAAGCCTCATAAGGGAGTCAACCCTGATGAGGTCGTAGCCATGGGCGCAGGAATCCAGGGCGGGGTTCTAAAGGGGACGGTGGAAGATGTGCTGCTTCTTGATGTGACCCCCCTGTCTCTCGGCATTGAAACCGTGGGCGGTGTTTTTACGAAACTGATCGAACGGAACACCACGATACCGACCAGAAAGAGCCAGATCTTCTCCACGGCATCCGACAATCAGCCGGCGGTCAGTGTCCATGTCATGCAGGGTGAGCGGGAGATGGCGGGAGATAATAAGTCCATGGGGAGATTCGAACTGGTCGGGATTCCCCCGGCGCCGAGAGGGGTCCCGCAGATCGAAGTCACCTTTGATATTGATGCGAACGGTATCGTTCATGTCTCGGCCAGGGACAAAGGGACCGGCAAGGAGCAGTCCATTAAGATCACGGCATCGAGCGGGCTTTCTGAGGAAGAGATTCAAAAGATGATCCAGGATTCGGA